Genomic segment of Calditrichota bacterium:
CGCGGTGAGCGCCATCGTGGGCGCGCGGCTGTTTTATGTGGCCTTTCACCTGGACGAGTTCCGCGGCCACTGGACCGACACCTTTAACCCATTTCAGAGCACCGGCCAGGTGGGCATCGGCGGCCTCACCCTCCTGGGTGGGGTGATCCTCGCCATCCTCACCAGCTACATCTACCTGCGGCTGAAAAACCTCTCCTTCCTGCGCGTTGCCGACGTGGTGGCGCCATCATTGGGGCTGGGGATTTTCTTGACGCGCATCGGCTGTTTTCTCAACGGATGTTGTTTCGGCGTGCCCTGCCACCTGCCCTGGGCGGTGAGTTTTCCATATGGGAGTCCGGCGCACTACCACTATGGCCCGGTGCCGATCCACCCCACGCAACTCTATTCTTCGCTCGGCGGCCTCGTCATGTTTGGCGCTTTGCTCGCGCTGGATCGCCATCGCCGCTTCGACGGGTATTTGTTCTACTTCTTTCTCGTCTTTTATGGCATCGGGCGTTTTCTCGTGGACTTTGTCCGGTACTATGAGCCGAGCATGGTCCTTGTCCGCCTCGGCTCTGTGACGATCTCCATGAACCAAGGGATCAGCCTGTTGATGCTGGCCGCCGGGATCATTGGGTTGGTTCTTGGGTGGAGGAGGCTTCGGGCAACAGCGGCCTAAAGAAGCGAACTGAAACAGATTCTGGAAGGAAACGGCCTGGTCGAAAGAATCTGGGGCCCGCGTTCAAAGAGAGGTTGCTCGCGCCCTTGCCCAGGTAAGTGCTGATACAGTCCGCCGGCCAGCATCTGTCCTCCCGGAACCATGGCTTGTGCCCCTCCCGGAGAACACCACCAGACGCGAGCCCCGCGGATGGGCCAGTTCTACAGCCTAATGCTGCAAGGACAACGCGGCAGTTGCCAGTGGGGCAAGCTCGCAACTGCCGCGTACTAACAGAAGATTGAAAGATTGATCGGCGCGATAGCGGGGAGGAGGCGCAGGCGCCTCCGCGCTACGCGTCCTTTCACATCCCTGATCTTCTGGCCTCCCCCCGCCCTGCGCAGTATCGTAGACACTCGGCCTGTTTCTCTGGCTTGACTTGCATGGGCCTCCCCACCCGCACTCCATCCCTCCTGCCTTCCCATGGCACGGTGGCTTAGCACGCGCGGGGAATAGCCTCGAATTACGAATCCGCAAGTGCTCCACCTTTCCCTCCACCAGTTTTGTAACAAGTCCCTTCCAAACGGCATCTATGGTGCTCTCGTAACTCTTTGATTCCGCTGTCGCTACCGCGCCCTCACTTCGCTGGCACGATGCTTGTGGACACGCGCGTGGGGCTACATTCCATGGAAGGATTGACGGAGGGTCGTGACATGAAAGCGAGAGATATGGCCATTGCCAGAGGAGCCCTTCTTGTGTGGGGGCTTACCTTCGTAAGCAGGTTGGCAGCGGAGTCGATCACCGTACGGTGGAACCCGAACTCCGAGCCGGACCTGGCCGGGTACAAGGTCTATTATGGCACTACCTCGGGACATTACTCTGAGGTCATAGACGTCAACCTCACCACAGTTGCAGTCGTTGACGGGCTACAGCCGGCCACGCGCTACTACTTCGTAGTCACCGCCTACGACTCGGCAGGCAACGAGAGCGAGCCGTCGGACGAGGTCTACGCCACCACGCTGGACCAGACACCGCCCACGCTCGTCTCGGCCACCGTGAGGACCGCCACCGAGCTGCTGGTTACCTTCTCAGAGCCGGTAGCGACCCGTTCGGCTGAGGAGCCCAACAACTACCGCATTGATGGCGGCGTGACAGTCACGAGGGCCACGCTCACCGCTGACCCGAAGGTCGTCCTTCTCACCACCTCTCCACACACCAACGGGCGAAGCTATGCGTTAACGGTGAGCGGGGTAGCCGATTGCGCAACCCCCGCCAACGTGATCCGACCCAACAGCACCCTTCAGTACAGATGCGAGTATCAGGACATCACGCCGCCCCAACTTGTGGCAGCCACCCTTCTAGACGCCACCACCCTCGAGGTGCAGTTTAGCGAACCGGTGGATAGCAGAGTGGCCGAGAACATCGCCAATTATGCCATCAACAACGGCATCCGCATTTCTGCCGCCACGCTCAGCGCCTCGGGGGAGAGGGTCACCCTGCACACATCTTCCCACAGCGCAGGCGTGGTCTATGTTCTAACGGTGAACAACATCATCGACCGGGCTCCGACGCCGAACTTTATCGTCCCCAATTCCACCGTGTTCTACACCTATGACCCTGGTGACACGCAGGGCCCGCGCATTCTCACGGTGACCCTCCCCGAAGCCACGCAAGTCCTTGTCAGGTTCGACGAACCGCTGGACCCCACGTCCGCCCAGACGCCGGCAAATTATGCTATCAGCAACGGGGTGGTGGTGCACTCCGCTACGCTGGATACCTCGGGTTGCGTGGTCGTATTGAGCACCACGCCGCATAGTCCAGGCGTCCCTTACGTCCTGACCGTCAACAATGTGCAAGACCGTGCCAGGCAGCCGAATCCCATAAGCCCGAACAGCTCTTACGGCTACTTCTTCGATCCCGGGGATATTGAGGCGCCTACGCTCCTGGCGGCTTCCTTGCTGGATGCCACGCATTTGCTCATCAGCTTCAGCGAGCCGGTGCAACAGCTCAGTGCTG
This window contains:
- the lgt gene encoding prolipoprotein diacylglyceryl transferase — its product is MHPVLFKLGPLEIHAYGLMLAISFVLGILLAARRAKRLGIDPNRIMDLGVLVAVSAIVGARLFYVAFHLDEFRGHWTDTFNPFQSTGQVGIGGLTLLGGVILAILTSYIYLRLKNLSFLRVADVVAPSLGLGIFLTRIGCFLNGCCFGVPCHLPWAVSFPYGSPAHYHYGPVPIHPTQLYSSLGGLVMFGALLALDRHRRFDGYLFYFFLVFYGIGRFLVDFVRYYEPSMVLVRLGSVTISMNQGISLLMLAAGIIGLVLGWRRLRATAA